From the genome of Fusarium oxysporum f. sp. lycopersici 4287 chromosome 3, whole genome shotgun sequence, one region includes:
- a CDS encoding hypothetical protein (At least one base has a quality score < 10) produces the protein MAGCTTDMPAPHIGKNPARELDDDSLVLNRDQAQQIDESRHETKRVCVTQTSGIARTSRLTENKRRYRARRKEYVSDLERRLAEAREQGIKATTEVQLAARKVVVENGQLRDLLRLTGFADEDINVWTRREPGGDDANGANCARRREIERMARLCVPFASGRGGGTIKGEKISLSSKTDGKGELDQAENISESTGIPSSPDEPLDSELNPSNCPDFDTTTTCPAPETSEAPAAAQVQTQTCHDKQSMPCKLLSRLAENPATDITQVPVPPGSVDPLQDATYHEGDVECGKAYEMLMRYATSEEKMDTVAQALEGGCTSTGKGRCVVKKNTIWEALDSMCG, from the exons ATGGCTGGATGCACTACTGATATGCCTGCACCGCACATTGGCAAAAACCCCGCCCGTGAATTGGACGATGACTCCCTTGTATTAAATCGCGACCAAGCTCAGCAAATCGATGAGTCTCGCCATGAAACTAAGAGGGTG TGCGTGACCCAAACCTCCGGCATCGCGAGAACATCTCGATTGACAGAGAATAAGCGCCGCTACCGAGCGCGCCGGAAAGAGTATGTGTCGGATCTCGAACGAAGGCTCGCAGAAGCGCGAGAGCAAGGGATCAAAGCGACGACGGAGGTACAATTGGCGGCACGGAAGGTCGTCGTAGAGAACGGGCAGCTCCGGGACCTCCTTCGGCTGACTGGCTTCGCCGACGAAGATATCAACGTATGGACGAGGCGCGAACCAGGCGGAGATGATGCAAATGGAGCGAATTGCGCTCGAAGGCGAGAAATAGAGCGGATGGCCAGGCTATGTGTGCCATTTGCATCTGGCCGCGGAGGAGGGACCATAAAGGGGGAAAAGATATCCTTGTCGAGCAAGACCGACGGGAAGGGAGAGCTTGACCAGGCTGAAAACATATCGGAGAGCACCGGCATACCATCAAGTCCTGACGAGCCACTGGATAGTGAGCTAAACCCCTCCAACTGCCCGGATTTCGATACAACGACTACCTGCCCAGCACCCGAAACGAGCGAGGCTCCTGCTGCTGCACAGGTACAGACTCAAACCTGCCATGACAAACAATCAATGCCATGCAAACTTCTCTCGCGTCTCGCCGAGAATCCTGCTACAGATATTACTCAGGTCCCAGTCCCGCCAGGCTCTGTTGATCCTCTTCAGGATGCTACATACCATGAGGGAGATGTTGAATGCGGAAAGGCGTATGAGATGCTCATGCGCTACGCGACAtctgaggagaagatggataCCGTTGCTCAAGCATTGGAAGGTGGCTGCACTTCGACTGGGAAGGGTCGCTGTGTCGTCAAAAAGAATACTATTTGGGAGGCTCTCGATAGCATGTGTGGGTGA